The Lathyrus oleraceus cultivar Zhongwan6 chromosome 5, CAAS_Psat_ZW6_1.0, whole genome shotgun sequence genome includes the window TGGTTAGtaccaaactcaatatcaacaacaacaacaacatgtATCTAAGAAAGCTGAGTTGGAGATTGCCATTGAAAGAATGGCAGCTCATCATGTtcaatttcaagaagaaaccCTGAACTATCAGAAAAACACCACaacatccataaaaaatcttgaagtccAGATGGGTCAAATCGCTCAGCAATTAGCTTCgagttctcaagcacaaggtgcTCTACCTAGTGCAATTGTGCCCAATCCTAGAAAGCATCATAATATGAGCGATGTGATAACAAGAAGTGGTAAATCTGATGAAGTAGCTAGGGGATTTGAAGAGCAAGAAGTTGTCGAGGAAGTGGACGAAGAGGAAGACCAATTAATCGAAGTGGACCTTGAGATaaaagaaaatgaagttgttaGGGAAGAAGTGGTAGCACCAAAACTGGTTGTGAAAGAAACAGTCATTGAGCCCAAGCCAGTTGTTAAGCTTCCCTTCCCCACTAGAAATAAGAAAAAAGGacaacatgagaaaaactttgaaaaattcttagagttgttcaagaagctGGAGATTAACATTCCTTTGTTGGAGGCACTTGAACAAATGGCTActtatgccaagttcatgaaggatatcATTTTGAAGAGGCGTGCCACCGACACCAACCCAGTCATTCTAACCGAAACATGTAGTGCTATTTTGTAGGGTATGAAGATTCCGATAAAGAAGAAAGATCGAGGAGCTGTCACCATCCCGTGTACTATTGGAGATAGGTCGTTCAACAAAGCTCTTATTGATctaggagctagtgtgagtctcatgccattatccatttacaagaagcTTGGTATAGGGGCGGTGCAAGATACCAGGATGACACTCCAATTCGCCGATCATTCGGTCAAGAAACCGTATGGTATTGTTAAAGATGTCCTGGtgaaaattgacaagtttgtatTTCCGGTTGATTTTGTAATTCTAGAAATGCCAAAAGATGAAGAGATCCCACTCATTCTTGGTAGACCCTTTTTGGAGACGGGAAGGTGTGTAATCAACATAGAAGAAGGAACCATGACGTTGAAGGTTTATGATGAGGAATTGAAAATCAATGTTCGAAACACCATGAAAGACAAAGATGATATTTGTACCAGTCACACTATAGAGGTTCTGAATCAGGTGACGACATATGATAGCCCTTTGAATGCACCACCGTCacctttggaaagagtgttgagtTTGTCCAATTCCGATAGTGATAAAGAAGAGGACAATAGGGACCCCCAAGTGCTAGCCCTGCTGGATGCACAAACCCCGTGGAAAGGATCTCGACCATACCTGTGGGAGGATTTATGCCTACGTCACTCTACTAAGGAGGGTGAAGAGCTAAAGAAAGGAATGGAGTTGAAACAACTTCCGGAGAACCTCAAAGATGTGTTTTAAGATTCTGAAGGAAAGTGTCATGTTACTATAGAGGGGGTGAAATTGTTGGACGCAAATCCTATATATCTTATTTATTACAATGCCGGGCCACAGAGAAAAGAGTTTGTCAAAGAACAACTAGTGCTCTTGTTCAAATCCAGATTAAAAGCTCCAGGAATGTTGAAATCTAGGTGGTCGGGTCCATTTGTGGTTTAGAAAGTTTTTCTCCATGGGGATATAGAACTGAAAAATCCAAATAATGGGGATACATTCAAGATAAATGGACCAAAGTTGAAGCACTACTACAAGAAGCAGGAAAGTGGTCTGATTGATAATGTTCGTCTCCAAGGATGAGGGAGacgaccgtcgagccatgcgacaTTAAACGCAacgcttcgtgggaggcaacccacacaGTTTTATTCTAACTATTTCCATGTTTGGTGTGTTTACAGGTTTATTCGTGGGTTCATAGTTACATCGCATAGTGCAAAAGAGAAGGGTTGAGTTAAACTCATATAAGATTGTCGAATACTAGAGAACAGGGTAATAACCATAAATAGTGGAAAAATCggaaaattttgaaaaaatagGACCCTtacacgggtgcccgtgtcacctgacacggcccgtgccAAGCAAGCAAGGAAAAGATTTTTTTTACAGTAGGCTGACATGACCGCCCTTGTCagctgacacggcctgtgtcagctCTACAGGGAGAAACCTCAAATtacagtggcctgacacggccgcccgtgtcagctaacaaggCTCGTGTCAGGCCTAACGACCATATTTTTCAAATATTGTCTTTTTGTGCTTTTGTGGACCCCACCTGAAATTTCCACCACTTAAACACATTTTACCCTTAATCTACCAATAAAATCTGATTTTTTTTCACTCTCTCTCTGATTTTCACATCATCCTTCCCCTTTCTCACTTTTTCTTAACCTTCCTCCATAACCACACCACCTTAAAGCTCCCAACTTTAGCACCTTACTCTGTCCAAATTACCGACACCCTTCACGAAAGTTGCTCTAATCGCCATCCTCTACAAAGCTACAGTAATCTTTTTTCCGTTTCCTATATTTTTTTGGGGTGATAAATTATGTTACGGAAATAAAAAATGTAGCCAAAAAGAATCTCCAAAGGGAAGCAAACAGATGCGGAATCATCCCGTCCACAGAAACGGACAATCCGTCATTTGAATTCACATGATATCATCTTTGACAACCCGGAGCATGAACGGAGGTACGCATCTCACGTCAAACGGAAAATCACTCTGACAAGGTACCTTTGCTCCGATACTTTATTTCAATTAGTTTTGTCTAATGAATTGGATAGGATGTTCCATGTTCTAAGAATGCTTGAGTTTGTGCATTGTGAAGTGTCAACCTATGAGCGCATCACCTTAGAATTCTTGAGCACAATTGAGTTCAAGCTGAAAAAAGGTTGGACGGGTACAACGATGTACTTTGGAGGAAGAATGTCTTTCAGGTCATACAATGTCAAGCACGAGTTGATAGTGGAGCAATTGGGTGAAATTCTTCGCATACCCCTTTATGGCCCCGGAGCCATACCAGACAGTTTTGATGCTAAGACTTTCTGGTTGGCCATTACGGGATGATCCGACTATGTGTCTAAAGGGGATAAGGCATCAGACATTCAAAATCCCTGTTTCAGGTATGCCCATAAGGTGTTGGCTTTCACACTTTTTGGCAGGGGCGACAGCACAGGTGTAGCCACCCAGAGGGAACTGTTCTTTTTGTTTTCCATAGAAAACCAGGTAGCTGTGAGCGTTGCAGCATTTGTTGTGGATTATCTAGGTCGCGTGGGGAGAGAAGCCCAAGAGGgaatctgaaggagaattgcgatccaaaacgtagcggaaattaaaattttctcctttagagatccttacgaatggtcatgatcagtgatagaatatttacctcttgtgacgattgaaacctttggtgcagatctcttgtgacaatcaaaacctttgatgcagatctacggagcgatcacgaacgttgaacgatgacaacgtctctactcagtccacacgaacggattccttcaatctcagtgctagctggtacgaatgaatgctttgagtgagagagagagagagagagaaaaaaacgaaaataatgcaaccgcaatgaatgcttctgcacaagggttctatttatagaaccacttgtgtgggcttcaagctaaaaatcccacttaagtgtattttggcccatatcttataatatgcccaaaatcacttaagcccatggtaccttaccatatttcatattctactcaagtacaccgtaccttacgatgttctataattcacttaagggcacaataccttacgatattccttagttactctatctctcatcaatccgtcctttgtgtgtgaccctgtaggttttcgtgacgttggcaattatattaaatcacgcatttaacataataaacagtgagcgatatctagcaacacaacactgctacccaagacacgaaaaatgtcatgtgatttgacaaaaccttctgtgataatacttatgtgtataattacccttttgcctttatgtctatattgaacacaaggcatagaccgtgtcatccttgtccagttcaataatgggcccatagacatttatcctgttatgcaggatgggcaaattccatctaggtcactcatgtccctcagcatgcttcgtggagtacccatcaactgtctttatggttatccagttacggacaacgttggatcagcaataaagcactcgactctacatctagggtccatagtggtttcaggtcgaagagtggtatacaccattatcaccatgagaataacttatgacactttgcataactttctatatagtattctcatagcgggtcaatccggtataaatattactcctaatattcatacctatgtttaagacttgataactctttatccatgatccatgagatgtgatcatcagtctacaaacataataatcttaatgctttaatgttatcccacttcacaataaagctcgactacggatactttaagaatagtgtccttatgtttaatgtgttctcatgattaagtcatacttaatacattaaacggactagctattctagggactttattaaacaaacgtaataaagaaaagccttttattattcgatacaagtaccaaaagtattggcctctagggcttacaccaacagaatCTCCATAGGGGGCATCATCACTCAGATTGCCCACTATTTCGGATATGACCCTGCTGCACATAATGAGACACCGGTGACAGGTAAGCATAAACTGGACATGAACGCATTGGTCTAGCAATGTATGATTTCACAAGTTTTTGATTATTATGCCTTAATGTGTTCGGGTCAGTTTATTATGGTTCTTCCTGACACTGCACGAATTAGCATTTCAAACACGGCCAAATGGCTATATGAAAGTGCCGTCCAAGATGATATGGACGAGCACAATGCTGACACATTTGCTGCAGATGACCCACCGGAGGAAGAAGTACAAGAAGAGATGCAGGATCAAGAGCAATTTGCTGCTCCACCAGAGGACTCCACGCACCCAAGTGCCGGTTTGTCATATGTGACGTCGAACCAATGGTTGTGGATGCAAACAGAAATTGGCGATCTCCGAGCGGGGCAAACACGCCAAGGTGTAAGAAAACCCGTCAAGGGACTCTGATGGACGAGATGCATGCaatgatgcaacgtctgatgttgcaaTTTCCGCCACCACAGTGAACCAGTGTGAGTCCCTCTCTATCTTGGATTAAACATTGCGGACAACGTTTAGTTTAAGTGTGGTactctgtgtgtgtgtgtgtgggggggggggggggtattatttgttgtttttttatttgtttttttcttaatattttatttttaactAGTTGTGTGGTACTCTATGTGTTACAGATAAAGGACATTCGTGTCAGATG containing:
- the LOC127080047 gene encoding uncharacterized protein LOC127080047, translating into MKIPIKKKDRGAVTIPCTIGDRSFNKALIDLGASVSLMPLSIYKKLGIGAVQDTRMTLQFADHSVKKPYGIVKDVLVKIDKFVFPVDFVILEMPKDEEIPLILGRPFLETGRCVINIEEGTMTLKVYDEELKINVRNTMKDKDDICTSHTIEVLNQVTTYDSPLNAPPSPLERVLSLSNSDSDKEEDNRDPQVLALLDAQTPWKGSRPYLWEDLCLRHSTKEGEELKKGMELKQLPENLKDVF